One Desulfobulbus oligotrophicus DNA segment encodes these proteins:
- a CDS encoding FAD-dependent thymidylate synthase: MRTIKPSFTILDELDRQSLPVRIEYCGRICYKSEDRISSDSAIPFVRKMVENGHNSVLEMGVVTVIVTCPTDAPIKDFFFLQPKFLQADRLSNSTLLITGSIRAFREMLQLHTGDAIAQAIAGFLARKHPYFFEGLPLQAPDSTPSRILVDKMDVQQVEQLSAPVCAKHRYLAVKFVVNRAVTHELVRHRPCSFLQESQRYCRYSADKFGNEITFIKPVFFEEGSEEFSVWEQAMQAMEKQYFHLLTTSSPQAARTVLPNSCKTEIIAYANLLEWQHILSLRTSAAAEPSMREVMMPLAKELERRYPMIF; this comes from the coding sequence ATGCGTACAATAAAGCCAAGCTTCACAATCCTTGATGAGCTTGACCGACAGTCATTGCCGGTTCGTATAGAGTACTGTGGTCGGATCTGCTACAAAAGTGAAGATCGGATAAGCAGCGACTCTGCCATTCCCTTTGTGAGAAAAATGGTGGAAAACGGGCACAACTCCGTCCTGGAAATGGGTGTTGTCACGGTCATCGTCACCTGCCCGACCGATGCCCCCATCAAAGATTTCTTTTTTCTCCAACCCAAATTCCTGCAGGCAGACCGGCTGAGTAACTCCACATTACTCATTACCGGATCTATCCGCGCCTTCCGTGAGATGCTTCAGTTGCACACTGGAGACGCCATTGCACAGGCAATTGCCGGTTTCCTTGCCCGGAAACACCCATATTTTTTTGAAGGGCTCCCCCTTCAGGCACCGGATTCCACCCCTTCCCGTATCCTTGTTGACAAAATGGACGTACAGCAGGTGGAGCAGCTCAGCGCACCTGTGTGTGCAAAACACCGGTATCTGGCGGTTAAGTTCGTTGTTAACCGGGCAGTCACCCATGAACTCGTTCGTCACCGCCCCTGCAGTTTCCTGCAGGAGAGTCAACGGTACTGTCGATATTCGGCTGACAAATTCGGCAACGAGATCACCTTTATCAAACCTGTATTCTTTGAAGAGGGTAGTGAAGAGTTCTCGGTATGGGAGCAGGCTATGCAGGCAATGGAGAAGCAATACTTCCACCTGTTAACAACTTCTTCCCCGCAGGCGGCCCGAACAGTTCTGCCCAATTCCTGCAAAACTGAGATCATTGCCTATGCCAATCTTCTTGAATGGCAGCATATACTCTCCCTGCGCACCTCAGCCGCAGCCGAACCATCAATGCGAGAGGTAATGATGCCCCTGGCAAAGGAATTGGAACGTCGCTATCCAATGATTTTTTAA
- the nifS gene encoding cysteine desulfurase NifS — translation MSASPDKVIYMDNNATTRIAPEVVDAMMPYLTDYYGNPSSMHTFGGQVGLAIKQARREIADLLGAAPEEIVFTSCGTESDSTAILSALQTYPEKNHIVTTRVEHPAVKTLCDNLEIFTGRKYHITRLPVASDGTIDVRQFRDSLTDDTAIVSVMWANNETGVLFPVEEMADIAKERDILFHTDAVQAVGKMPINLKETNINFLSLSGHKLHAPKGIGVLYVRKGTPFIPFMNGGHQEFGRRGGTENVASIIGLGKACTLAAENMGAENTRVKMLRDRLEQGLLRSIPKSLLNGHPEERLPNTTNISFEYVEGEAILLHMNQYNICASSGSACTSGSLEPSHVLRAMGVPFTAAHGSIRFSLSVYNTEEEVDFVLATMPSIIAKLRELSPFWEDE, via the coding sequence ATGTCTGCTTCCCCTGATAAAGTTATCTATATGGATAACAATGCAACCACCCGAATAGCACCCGAGGTGGTTGATGCCATGATGCCCTACTTAACCGACTACTATGGCAACCCCTCTTCCATGCACACTTTTGGCGGCCAGGTCGGTCTGGCGATCAAACAGGCCCGCCGGGAAATTGCCGACCTGCTTGGTGCGGCTCCTGAAGAGATTGTGTTCACCAGCTGTGGAACTGAAAGTGACTCCACCGCCATTCTCTCCGCCCTGCAGACGTATCCCGAAAAAAATCATATTGTGACCACCAGGGTTGAGCACCCTGCGGTGAAAACCCTATGCGACAACCTGGAAATTTTCACCGGCCGTAAATACCATATAACCCGACTTCCTGTTGCCAGTGACGGCACCATCGATGTTCGACAGTTCAGAGACAGCCTCACCGACGACACCGCCATTGTCAGCGTCATGTGGGCCAACAATGAAACAGGGGTCCTCTTTCCTGTCGAAGAAATGGCTGATATCGCCAAAGAACGTGATATTCTTTTCCATACTGACGCAGTGCAAGCCGTTGGTAAGATGCCGATCAACCTGAAAGAGACAAACATCAACTTCCTCTCCCTGTCAGGACATAAACTGCATGCTCCCAAAGGGATTGGCGTGTTGTATGTTCGCAAGGGAACGCCTTTCATCCCCTTCATGAACGGTGGTCACCAGGAGTTCGGCAGACGTGGCGGCACTGAAAATGTTGCCTCCATCATTGGGCTTGGTAAAGCCTGCACCCTGGCTGCAGAGAACATGGGGGCAGAAAACACCCGGGTAAAGATGCTTCGTGACAGGCTCGAACAGGGTTTACTCCGCTCAATTCCGAAATCTTTGCTCAACGGCCACCCTGAGGAACGTCTGCCCAACACGACGAACATCAGTTTTGAATATGTCGAGGGAGAGGCCATACTGCTGCATATGAATCAGTATAACATCTGTGCATCCTCCGGATCTGCCTGCACCTCCGGTTCCCTGGAGCCATCGCATGTACTGCGGGCAATGGGTGTACCATTCACGGCCGCCCATGGTTCCATTCGTTTCAGCCTGTCTGTATACAACACTGAGGAAGAGGTCGATTTCGTGCTTGCCACCATGCCTTCAATTATTGCTAAGTTGCGAGAGCTCTCCCCCTTCTGGGAAGATGAATAA
- the nifU gene encoding Fe-S cluster assembly protein NifU — protein sequence MWEYTDKVQEHFINPKNVGEIENADGVGNVGSIACGDALRLTIKVDENQVITDAKFKTFGCASAIASSSVLTEMLKGMKLEDAKKLTNDDIAKALGGLPKEKMHCSVMGREALEAAIADYTGITLPMAQGEVVCECFGVTDLEVIRAIKENALTSVEEITNFTKAGGGCGKCVGKLKELLAETVEGISDKPADKKRRKRMTTLEKIKKIEEVIEREVKPTLKKDGGDIELIDVDGDFVTVSLRGACANCYSSRTTLKEYIEKKLREQVLESLVVEEDR from the coding sequence ATGTGGGAATATACAGACAAGGTCCAGGAACATTTCATCAATCCGAAAAACGTTGGTGAAATTGAAAATGCTGACGGTGTGGGCAATGTCGGTTCCATTGCCTGCGGTGATGCCCTTCGACTGACCATCAAGGTTGATGAAAATCAGGTTATCACCGACGCCAAATTCAAAACGTTCGGCTGCGCTTCAGCGATTGCCTCATCCTCCGTACTCACAGAAATGCTGAAGGGGATGAAACTGGAAGATGCCAAGAAGCTGACCAACGACGATATCGCCAAAGCCCTGGGTGGTTTACCAAAAGAGAAAATGCACTGTTCGGTCATGGGACGTGAGGCACTGGAAGCCGCAATTGCCGATTATACCGGCATTACCTTGCCGATGGCCCAGGGAGAAGTCGTCTGTGAATGTTTCGGAGTAACCGACCTGGAGGTCATCCGTGCGATCAAGGAAAACGCACTGACTTCGGTCGAAGAGATCACTAACTTCACCAAGGCCGGAGGTGGATGTGGCAAGTGTGTAGGGAAACTGAAAGAGCTTCTTGCCGAGACCGTGGAGGGCATCAGTGATAAGCCGGCAGACAAAAAACGACGCAAGCGCATGACGACCTTAGAAAAAATAAAAAAGATCGAAGAGGTTATCGAGCGCGAAGTTAAACCGACTTTAAAAAAAGACGGCGGCGACATTGAACTTATTGATGTGGACGGTGACTTTGTCACGGTTTCACTACGGGGGGCCTGCGCAAACTGCTACTCATCACGGACCACCTTAAAAGAGTATATTGAGAAAAAATTACGCGAACAGGTTCTTGAAAGTCTCGTTGTTGAGGAGGATAGGTAA
- a CDS encoding phosphohexomutase domain-containing protein yields the protein MTVELAIASLRQQHIVSGNHQESRYFDAIKALVAGRNAAEGTAERQKWQQAIDQIYQLVEDEILHNTAPPTKAISFGTSGWRGTLGKDLSVHTVAVVTAAILGMYQNAQDSEELRTALGVADFKEVQARGCVIGFDNRFGGSLLARAAVNVLQANGVQIYYAGEATTGALSASVLIHKAAFSINLTPSHNPLEYGGFKYNAADAGPAAPILTDTITNLARQYIQLDQIPMIPAELDLLQPVEASSKIIMEDALESWQQLIRAGSTQHGIEYDRLLKELAANDQVVVCIDAVHGASRLYLQRLLNNPPDERLILLRKTADPTFGGIAPEPSSANMQPALAALVARPEPLKIGAVIDPDGDRIRFTDGTIEISMNQFGAMAYHFLHEVKGKRGMVAKTVASSNLANGIAAQLGEKVFEPRVGFKEFKPVINKALVYFEESDGISIIGHTPEKDAFIGLILAIDMILTLKKPLGSYLAAIEEQFGHYYPDRDAVVVSLQGDSLLQALNQLSRYSPGSKVTVGEQSRTIASVIDIDGRKMIFEDGSWIMIRPSGTEPKVRFYVEGRTSDETALLVKTAKSMLAEIGLLP from the coding sequence ATGACGGTTGAACTTGCGATCGCCTCCCTACGTCAGCAGCATATTGTCTCAGGAAATCATCAGGAAAGTCGCTACTTCGATGCAATCAAGGCATTGGTCGCAGGGCGGAATGCAGCCGAAGGTACAGCCGAACGTCAAAAATGGCAGCAGGCCATCGACCAGATATATCAGCTGGTCGAAGACGAGATCCTCCACAATACCGCCCCACCCACTAAAGCCATCTCTTTTGGGACCTCAGGATGGCGTGGAACCCTGGGCAAAGATCTCAGTGTCCACACCGTGGCGGTGGTGACTGCCGCAATCCTGGGGATGTATCAGAACGCTCAAGACAGTGAAGAACTCCGTACAGCGCTGGGAGTGGCCGACTTTAAGGAAGTGCAGGCCCGTGGCTGTGTGATCGGTTTTGACAACCGCTTCGGCGGTTCCCTGCTGGCCCGTGCTGCCGTCAACGTTCTTCAGGCCAATGGTGTACAGATCTACTATGCAGGCGAGGCAACAACAGGGGCACTTTCCGCCTCTGTACTCATCCATAAGGCTGCTTTTTCCATCAACCTCACCCCCAGCCACAATCCGCTGGAGTATGGCGGATTTAAATATAATGCGGCTGATGCCGGCCCGGCAGCCCCCATTCTCACAGACACCATCACCAACCTCGCCCGACAGTATATCCAGCTGGATCAGATCCCAATGATCCCGGCGGAACTTGATCTGCTGCAACCGGTTGAGGCATCATCAAAAATTATCATGGAAGATGCTTTGGAGAGCTGGCAGCAGCTCATCCGCGCCGGAAGTACCCAACATGGCATCGAATACGATCGGCTGCTCAAAGAACTTGCAGCCAACGATCAGGTCGTTGTCTGCATTGATGCTGTCCACGGGGCATCTCGTTTATACCTGCAGAGGCTGCTCAACAACCCGCCCGACGAGCGGCTTATCCTGCTTCGTAAAACCGCGGACCCGACCTTTGGCGGTATTGCCCCGGAACCGTCGTCAGCCAACATGCAACCTGCGCTTGCTGCACTGGTTGCGCGCCCGGAACCCCTTAAAATCGGAGCAGTTATTGATCCGGACGGCGACCGCATCCGCTTCACTGACGGCACCATTGAAATTTCCATGAATCAATTCGGTGCGATGGCCTATCATTTCCTCCACGAGGTAAAGGGTAAACGGGGGATGGTTGCCAAAACAGTGGCCTCCAGCAATCTTGCCAATGGGATTGCCGCTCAGCTGGGTGAGAAGGTTTTTGAGCCGAGAGTCGGGTTCAAGGAGTTTAAACCGGTGATCAACAAGGCACTGGTCTATTTCGAAGAGTCCGATGGTATCTCCATAATCGGCCATACACCGGAAAAAGACGCTTTCATCGGTCTTATTCTCGCTATAGATATGATACTTACCCTGAAAAAACCGCTCGGCTCCTACCTTGCTGCAATTGAAGAACAGTTCGGTCACTATTACCCTGATCGTGATGCTGTTGTTGTCTCGTTGCAGGGCGACAGCCTGCTCCAGGCTCTCAATCAGCTCAGCAGGTACAGTCCGGGCAGCAAGGTTACAGTTGGTGAACAAAGCAGAACCATTGCCTCGGTCATTGATATTGACGGCCGCAAGATGATATTTGAAGATGGCTCCTGGATTATGATCCGCCCCTCCGGTACCGAACCAAAAGTTCGTTTTTATGTGGAGGGCCGAACCAGCGACGAGACCGCGTTACTCGTAAAAACTGCAAAATCGATGCTTGCCGAAATCGGCCTCCTGCCCTAA